In a genomic window of Flammeovirga agarivorans:
- a CDS encoding RNA polymerase sigma factor — protein MLEQEYTTSLKSLLEDLKEHRESAWKYLYVNYQAMIVNLVKKNGGDEEAGKEVFQSVIIDLHNNLEKGRVRDDSNLKNYLYTLAYNQWRVFLRNNKGKNDELEHDNTLLDDSVSFDEEQYELFDEMSSIINHLGTKCQELIHSKYSKIKLSMSEIAEQLGFANARSATSQLNKCMEKARKEAVTVLKSKGM, from the coding sequence ATGTTGGAGCAAGAATATACCACGTCATTAAAATCACTATTAGAAGATCTAAAAGAGCACAGAGAATCTGCTTGGAAATATTTATATGTGAATTATCAAGCAATGATTGTAAACCTTGTCAAGAAAAACGGAGGAGACGAGGAAGCAGGAAAAGAAGTTTTCCAAAGTGTGATTATAGATCTGCATAATAACCTTGAAAAAGGTAGAGTGAGGGATGATTCCAATCTAAAAAATTACTTATATACCCTAGCATACAATCAATGGAGAGTTTTCCTTAGAAACAATAAAGGAAAAAATGACGAGCTGGAACATGATAATACACTCTTAGATGATAGTGTGAGCTTTGATGAAGAACAATACGAGTTATTCGATGAAATGTCTTCAATTATTAATCACCTTGGAACTAAATGCCAAGAACTAATACACTCAAAATATTCTAAGATAAAGTTATCGATGTCGGAAATAGCAGAACAACTTGGTTTTGCTAATGCAAGGTCAGCAACCTCCCAATTGAATAAATGTATGGAAAAGGCCAGAAAAGAAGCAGTAACGGTTCTGAAGTCAAAAGGGATGTAA
- a CDS encoding TonB-dependent receptor yields MGFNKLTTKEKALKINLDPTIYGSIAEIGAGQEVAANFFKAGAASGTIAKTMSAYDMAFSDAIYGPEPGGRYVCQSRVERMLAKEFSLLGERLPQRADKTCFFAFADTIEQLNFNRTNQGHGWLGVRFQTKPNGGANEVVLHVELKDNDPLLQQETIGILGVNLIYACFYMTDNVDDFLSSLMDELSIHKIIVNFIRVTGPDFLDVDNRLLSLLLVKNGLAKTTMFGPDGQVALPQDFLYKKNILVLRGRFRPITKVNIDMMERSYEHFKNDPEVDENNIVTVAELTLENLRISEDRKKDENDFLDRVDMLCSLGYTVMISKYQEYYRLTNYLSRFTRGRKIGVAVGLYNLEYIFTPKYYDHLKGGILEAFGFLFGRNIKLYVYPSLARESANGADVLRSKDIKLEDGIHSLFQAMVDNNKIEDLSDCNIKNLQIISDRVLELIKEGSTEWEAMVPQIVVEQVKQFCLFNYPCSVERKKEIEQSRKESTRKRQLEIMNKGASVKI; encoded by the coding sequence ATGGGATTCAACAAATTGACCACAAAGGAGAAAGCTTTAAAAATTAACCTTGATCCAACAATTTATGGTTCAATTGCAGAAATCGGAGCAGGTCAGGAAGTGGCTGCCAATTTCTTTAAAGCCGGAGCAGCTTCCGGAACAATTGCCAAAACGATGTCTGCCTACGATATGGCTTTTTCAGATGCTATTTATGGTCCAGAACCGGGCGGTAGGTACGTATGTCAAAGTAGAGTGGAAAGAATGCTTGCAAAGGAGTTTAGTCTTTTGGGTGAGCGTCTACCACAAAGAGCTGATAAAACTTGCTTCTTTGCCTTTGCGGATACAATTGAACAGCTAAACTTTAATCGAACAAACCAGGGTCATGGATGGCTTGGTGTTCGTTTTCAGACAAAACCTAACGGAGGTGCAAATGAAGTTGTTTTACATGTTGAGTTAAAAGACAACGACCCTCTACTACAACAAGAAACTATTGGTATTCTAGGAGTTAACTTAATCTATGCATGTTTTTACATGACAGATAATGTAGATGACTTCTTAAGTTCATTAATGGATGAACTTAGTATCCATAAAATTATCGTCAACTTTATCCGAGTGACTGGTCCTGATTTCTTGGATGTTGATAACCGATTATTAAGTTTATTATTAGTTAAAAATGGTCTTGCAAAGACAACTATGTTCGGACCTGATGGTCAAGTTGCTTTACCACAAGACTTCCTATATAAGAAAAACATCTTAGTACTTAGAGGTCGATTTAGACCTATTACTAAGGTGAACATTGATATGATGGAACGTTCTTATGAACATTTTAAGAATGATCCTGAAGTCGATGAAAATAACATCGTAACTGTAGCCGAGTTAACATTAGAAAACTTAAGAATATCCGAAGATCGTAAGAAAGATGAAAATGATTTCTTGGATAGAGTAGATATGTTATGTTCGTTAGGATATACAGTAATGATCTCGAAGTACCAAGAGTACTATCGTTTAACTAACTACTTATCTCGCTTTACAAGAGGTAGAAAAATTGGTGTAGCAGTTGGACTTTATAACTTAGAATACATCTTTACACCAAAATATTATGATCATCTTAAAGGTGGAATTTTAGAAGCATTTGGTTTCTTATTCGGTAGAAATATTAAGCTTTATGTTTATCCATCATTAGCAAGAGAAAGTGCTAACGGAGCAGATGTATTAAGAAGTAAAGACATTAAATTGGAAGATGGAATACACTCATTATTCCAAGCGATGGTCGATAACAATAAGATTGAAGACTTAAGCGATTGTAACATCAAAAACCTTCAAATTATTTCGGACAGAGTTCTTGAGTTGATCAAAGAAGGAAGTACCGAATGGGAGGCGATGGTTCCTCAGATTGTGGTAGAACAAGTAAAACAGTTCTGTTTATTCAATTATCCTTGCTCAGTAGAAAGGAAAAAGGAAATTGAACAATCTCGAAAAGAGTCTACAAGGAAAAGGCAATTAGAGATTATGAATAAAGGTGCAAGTGTAAAAATCTAA